In Mercurialis annua linkage group LG5, ddMerAnnu1.2, whole genome shotgun sequence, a single genomic region encodes these proteins:
- the LOC126682974 gene encoding pentatricopeptide repeat-containing protein At3g16010 isoform X2, whose protein sequence is MIPRFTVFKRSLSTSPYLSQRIKQTESDIVNMFRVSGTKGETESFPVNRKFIRKDTSVRKLDERFIRILKIFKWGPDAEKAMEVLKLKVDHRLVRDVLKIDVEINVKIQFFKWAGKRRNFEHDSTTYLALIHCLNEAGLYGEMWKTIQDMVKSSICEISPADLSEIVRMLGQAKMVNKALYVFYQIKGRKCKPTASTYNSMILMLMQANHHERVHEIYNEMCNEGNCFPDTITYSALISAFGKLGRHDLAIMLFDEMKENGLHPNAKIYTTLLGIYFKLNKAEKALDVIQEMKDKGCNLTVFTYTEWIKGLGKAGREDDAYRVFLDMINDGCKPDVVLINNVVNILGKVGRLKDALRVFDQMEALQCEPNVVTFNTVIKALFDCKAPASEAASWFEKMKRRGIAPSSFTYSILIDGFCKTNRVEKALLLLEEMDEKGFPPCPAAYCSLINSLGKAKRYEAANELFLELKENCGRTSARVYAVMIKHFGQCGRLSEAIELFNEIKKLGIKPDVYAYNALMSGMVRAGMIDEAHSLLRTMEETGCTPDLNSHNIILNGLARTGVPDRAIDMFMKMKNSMVKPDAISYNTVLSCLSRSGMFEEAAKLMREMNSKGFEYDHITYSSILEAVGKVDEDCAPAVFSEDLVQLQAMTQMIAVINNPSL, encoded by the exons ATGATTCCGAGATTCACTGTTTTTAAGCGATCCCTATCAACTTCCCCTTATCTCTCTCAGAGAATTAAACAAACAG AGAGTGATATTGTCAATATGTTCCGGGTATCCGGTACGAAGGGTGAAACGGAGAGCTTCCCCGTGAACCGGAAGTTTATAAGGAAGGACACGTCAGTTAGGAAACTGGACGAGAGATTCATTAGAATTCTAAAGATCTTTAAATGGGGACCTGACGCCGAAAAGGCCATGGAGGTGTTAAAGCTGAAAGTAGATCATCGATTAGTTCGCGATGTTTTGAAGATTGATGTTGAGATTAATGTGAAGATTCAGTTCTTTAAATGGGCCGGTAAAAGGAGAAACTTTGAACATGATTCCACTACTTATTTGGCTCTAATACATTGTCTGAATGAAGCTGGACTGTATGGTGAAATGTGGAAGACAATTCAAGATATGGTGAAGAGTAGTATATGTGAAATCAGTCCTGCCGATTTATCTGAAATTGTTAGAATGTTGGGTCAGGCCAAGATGGTTAACAAGGCGCTATATGTGTTTTACCAAATAAAAGGTCGTAAATGTAAACCGACAGCTAGTACTTATAACTCTATGATCTTGATGTTGATGCAAGCAAATCATCATGAAAGGGTCCATGAGATTTATAATGAGATGTGTAATGAGGGCAACTGTTTTCCGGATACAATAACATATAGCGCACTCATTTCAGCTTTTGGAAAACTGGGTCGTCACGATTTAGCAATTATGTTGTTTGATGAAATGAAGGAGAATGGCCTTCATCCCAACGCAAAAATCTATACAACCTTGTTAGGAATATACTTTAAGTTGAATAAGGCTGAGAAGGCTTTGGATGTGATCCAGGAGATGAAGGATAAGGGTTGTAATCTGACTGTCTTTACATACACTGAATGGATCAAGGGGCTTGGAAAAGCCGGCAGAGAAGATGACGCTTACCGGGTATTCTTGGATATGATAAATGATGGTTGCAAGCCTGATGTCGTGCTCATAAACAATGTTGTCAATATTTTGGGTAAAGTGGGTCGTTTGAAAGATGCCCTTCGGGTCTTTGACCAAATGGAGGCTCTGCAATGTGAACCAAATGTGGTGACATTTAACACTGTAATAAAGGCTTTATTTGACTGCAAAGCTCCAGCTTCCGAGGCTGCTTCTTGGTttgaaaagatgaaaaggagAGGTATTGCTCCTAGCTCGTTTACTTACTCAATTCTTATTGACGGTTTTTGCAAAACAAACAGAGTTGAGAAAGCTTTACTGCTTCTTGAAGAGATGGACGAAAAGGGATTTCCTCCTTGTCCGGCTGCCTATTGCAGCTTGATCAATAGTCTTGGAAAAGCAAAACGATATGAAGCTGCTAATGAGTTATTTCTAGAGTTGAAAGAGAATTGCGGACGTACTAGTGCCCGTGTATATGCTGTGATGATCAAACATTTTGGTCAGTGCGGCCGTCTAAGTGAGGCTATAGAACTTTTTAATGAGATTAAGAAACTTGGGATCAAACCTGATGTTTATGCTTACAATGCACTCATGTCAGGTATGGTAAGAGCCGGCATGATAGACGAAGCTCATTCCTTGCTTAGAACAATGGAAGAAACGGGTTGCACTCCAGACTTAAACTCACATAACATTATCTTGAATGGCTTGGCTAGGACAGGAGTCCCGGACCGAGCAATTGATATGTTTATGAAGATGAAAAATTCAATGGTTAAGCCAGACGCCATCTCTTACAATACTGTTCTTAGCTGTTTGAGCCGCTCTGGTATGTTTGAAGAAGCTGCAAAGCTGATGAGAGAGATGAATTCAAAAGGATTTGAATACGATCACATTACGTACTCATCAATTCTTGAGGCAGTTGGCAAGGTCGATGAAGATTGTGCACCGGCTGTTTTTTCAGAGGACCTG
- the LOC126682974 gene encoding pentatricopeptide repeat-containing protein At3g16010 isoform X5, giving the protein MIPRFTVFKRSLSTSPYLSQRIKQTESDIVNMFRVSGTKGETESFPVNRKFIRKDTSVRKLDERFIRILKIFKWGPDAEKAMEVLKLKVDHRLVRDVLKIDVEINVKIQFFKWAGKRRNFEHDSTTYLALIHCLNEAGLYGEMWKTIQDMVKSSICEISPADLSEIVRMLGQAKMVNKALYVFYQIKGRKCKPTASTYNSMILMLMQANHHERVHEIYNEMCNEGNCFPDTITYSALISAFGKLGRHDLAIMLFDEMKENGLHPNAKIYTTLLGIYFKLNKAEKALDVIQEMKDKGCNLTVFTYTEWIKGLGKAGREDDAYRVFLDMINDGCKPDVVLINNVVNILGKVGRLKDALRVFDQMEALQCEPNVVTFNTVIKALFDCKAPASEAASWFEKMKRRGIAPSSFTYSILIDGFCKTNRVEKALLLLEEMDEKGFPPCPAAYCSLINSLGKAKRYEAANELFLELKENCGRTSARVYAVMIKHFGMVRAGMIDEAHSLLRTMEETGCTPDLNSHNIILNGLARTGVPDRAIDMFMKMKNSMVKPDAISYNTVLSCLSRSGMFEEAAKLMREMNSKGFEYDHITYSSILEAVGKVDEDCAPAVFSEDLFVPRVNNIYFLSKLKRTRKLNVFYNFKPDK; this is encoded by the exons ATGATTCCGAGATTCACTGTTTTTAAGCGATCCCTATCAACTTCCCCTTATCTCTCTCAGAGAATTAAACAAACAG AGAGTGATATTGTCAATATGTTCCGGGTATCCGGTACGAAGGGTGAAACGGAGAGCTTCCCCGTGAACCGGAAGTTTATAAGGAAGGACACGTCAGTTAGGAAACTGGACGAGAGATTCATTAGAATTCTAAAGATCTTTAAATGGGGACCTGACGCCGAAAAGGCCATGGAGGTGTTAAAGCTGAAAGTAGATCATCGATTAGTTCGCGATGTTTTGAAGATTGATGTTGAGATTAATGTGAAGATTCAGTTCTTTAAATGGGCCGGTAAAAGGAGAAACTTTGAACATGATTCCACTACTTATTTGGCTCTAATACATTGTCTGAATGAAGCTGGACTGTATGGTGAAATGTGGAAGACAATTCAAGATATGGTGAAGAGTAGTATATGTGAAATCAGTCCTGCCGATTTATCTGAAATTGTTAGAATGTTGGGTCAGGCCAAGATGGTTAACAAGGCGCTATATGTGTTTTACCAAATAAAAGGTCGTAAATGTAAACCGACAGCTAGTACTTATAACTCTATGATCTTGATGTTGATGCAAGCAAATCATCATGAAAGGGTCCATGAGATTTATAATGAGATGTGTAATGAGGGCAACTGTTTTCCGGATACAATAACATATAGCGCACTCATTTCAGCTTTTGGAAAACTGGGTCGTCACGATTTAGCAATTATGTTGTTTGATGAAATGAAGGAGAATGGCCTTCATCCCAACGCAAAAATCTATACAACCTTGTTAGGAATATACTTTAAGTTGAATAAGGCTGAGAAGGCTTTGGATGTGATCCAGGAGATGAAGGATAAGGGTTGTAATCTGACTGTCTTTACATACACTGAATGGATCAAGGGGCTTGGAAAAGCCGGCAGAGAAGATGACGCTTACCGGGTATTCTTGGATATGATAAATGATGGTTGCAAGCCTGATGTCGTGCTCATAAACAATGTTGTCAATATTTTGGGTAAAGTGGGTCGTTTGAAAGATGCCCTTCGGGTCTTTGACCAAATGGAGGCTCTGCAATGTGAACCAAATGTGGTGACATTTAACACTGTAATAAAGGCTTTATTTGACTGCAAAGCTCCAGCTTCCGAGGCTGCTTCTTGGTttgaaaagatgaaaaggagAGGTATTGCTCCTAGCTCGTTTACTTACTCAATTCTTATTGACGGTTTTTGCAAAACAAACAGAGTTGAGAAAGCTTTACTGCTTCTTGAAGAGATGGACGAAAAGGGATTTCCTCCTTGTCCGGCTGCCTATTGCAGCTTGATCAATAGTCTTGGAAAAGCAAAACGATATGAAGCTGCTAATGAGTTATTTCTAGAGTTGAAAGAGAATTGCGGACGTACTAGTGCCCGTGTATATGCTGTGATGATCAAACATTTTG GTATGGTAAGAGCCGGCATGATAGACGAAGCTCATTCCTTGCTTAGAACAATGGAAGAAACGGGTTGCACTCCAGACTTAAACTCACATAACATTATCTTGAATGGCTTGGCTAGGACAGGAGTCCCGGACCGAGCAATTGATATGTTTATGAAGATGAAAAATTCAATGGTTAAGCCAGACGCCATCTCTTACAATACTGTTCTTAGCTGTTTGAGCCGCTCTGGTATGTTTGAAGAAGCTGCAAAGCTGATGAGAGAGATGAATTCAAAAGGATTTGAATACGATCACATTACGTACTCATCAATTCTTGAGGCAGTTGGCAAGGTCGATGAAGATTGTGCACCGGCTGTTTTTTCAGAGGACCTG
- the LOC126682642 gene encoding uncharacterized protein LOC126682642, translating to MSAEKQQKSEHPQVIRLDKAFKLAEQWVKNMSKVVEDEATEEETKARPLNLGLGAKVVHPSKVVNFDNPVERNLHAKLEAGKRKAAAKEIEERGGNDNDSDDDSDEESESRTSAFAKKIKGPPPGLSLQVKKKQK from the exons ATGAGCGCAGAGAAGCAGCAAAAAAGCGAGCATCCACAAGTTATCCGATTAGATAAGGCATTTAAATTG GCTGAACAATGGGTTAAGAACATGAGCAAAGTTGTGGAGGATGAAGCAACAGAAGAGGAAACCAAAGCCCGCCCTCTTAA TCTAGGGCTTGGTGCAAAAGTTGTGCATCCGTCTAAGGTTGTAAATTTTGATAATCCGGTTGAAAGGAACTTACATGCTAAGTTGGAAGCCGGAAAAAGAAAAGCTGCTGCCAAAGAGATTGAGGAACGCGGGGGCAATGATAACGACAGTGACGATGATAGTGATGAAGAGTCGGAAAGTAGAACAAGTGCATTTGCTAAGAAGATAAAGGGTCCTCCTCCAGGTTTATCTTTACAGGTAAAGAAGAAACAGAAGTAG
- the LOC126682643 gene encoding uncharacterized protein LOC126682643, whose protein sequence is MSAEKQQKSEHPQVVRLDKAFKLAEQWVKNMSKVVEDEATEEEIKARPLNLGLGAKVVHPSKVVNFDNPVERNLHAKLEAGKRKAAAKEIEERGGNDNDSDDDSDEESESRTSAFAKKIKGPPPGLSLQVKKKQK, encoded by the exons ATGAGCGCAGAGAAGCAGCAAAAAAGCGAGCATCCACAAGTTGTCCGATTAGATAAGGCATTTAAATTG GCTGAACAATGGGTTAAGAACATGAGCAAAGTTGTGGAGGATGAAGCAACAGAAGAGGAAATCAAAGCCCGTCCTCTTAA TCTAGGGCTTGGTGCAAAAGTTGTGCATCCGTCTAAGGTTGTTAATTTTGATAATCCGGTTGAAAGGAACTTACATGCTAAGTTGGAAGCCGGAAAAAGAAAAGCTGCTGCCAAAGAGATCGAGGAACGTGGGGGCAATGATAACGACAGTGACGATGATAGTGATGAAGAGTCGGAAAGTAGAACAAGTGCATTTGCTAAGAAGATAAAGGGTCCTCCTCCAGGTTTATCTTTACAGGTAAAGAAGAAACAGAAGTAG
- the LOC126682974 gene encoding pentatricopeptide repeat-containing protein At3g16010 isoform X4: MIPRFTVFKRSLSTSPYLSQRIKQTESDIVNMFRVSGTKGETESFPVNRKFIRKDTSVRKLDERFIRILKIFKWGPDAEKAMEVLKLKVDHRLVRDVLKIDVEINVKIQFFKWAGKRRNFEHDSTTYLALIHCLNEAGLYGEMWKTIQDMVKSSICEISPADLSEIVRMLGQAKMVNKALYVFYQIKGRKCKPTASTYNSMILMLMQANHHERVHEIYNEMCNEGNCFPDTITYSALISAFGKLGRHDLAIMLFDEMKENGLHPNAKIYTTLLGIYFKLNKAEKALDVIQEMKDKGCNLTVFTYTEWIKGLGKAGREDDAYRVFLDMINDGCKPDVVLINNVVNILGKVGRLKDALRVFDQMEALQCEPNVVTFNTVIKALFDCKAPASEAASWFEKMKRRGIAPSSFTYSILIDGFCKTNRVEKALLLLEEMDEKGFPPCPAAYCSLINSLGKAKRYEAANELFLELKENCGRTSARVYAVMIKHFGQCGRLSEAIELFNEIKKLGIKPDVYAYNALMSGMVRAGMIDEAHSLLRTMEETGCTPDLNSHNIILNGLARTGVPDRAIDMFMKMKNSMVKPDAISYNTVLSCLSRSGMFEEAAKLMREMNSKGFEYDHITYSSILEAVGKVDEDCAPAVFSEDLETSLGRGR; the protein is encoded by the exons ATGATTCCGAGATTCACTGTTTTTAAGCGATCCCTATCAACTTCCCCTTATCTCTCTCAGAGAATTAAACAAACAG AGAGTGATATTGTCAATATGTTCCGGGTATCCGGTACGAAGGGTGAAACGGAGAGCTTCCCCGTGAACCGGAAGTTTATAAGGAAGGACACGTCAGTTAGGAAACTGGACGAGAGATTCATTAGAATTCTAAAGATCTTTAAATGGGGACCTGACGCCGAAAAGGCCATGGAGGTGTTAAAGCTGAAAGTAGATCATCGATTAGTTCGCGATGTTTTGAAGATTGATGTTGAGATTAATGTGAAGATTCAGTTCTTTAAATGGGCCGGTAAAAGGAGAAACTTTGAACATGATTCCACTACTTATTTGGCTCTAATACATTGTCTGAATGAAGCTGGACTGTATGGTGAAATGTGGAAGACAATTCAAGATATGGTGAAGAGTAGTATATGTGAAATCAGTCCTGCCGATTTATCTGAAATTGTTAGAATGTTGGGTCAGGCCAAGATGGTTAACAAGGCGCTATATGTGTTTTACCAAATAAAAGGTCGTAAATGTAAACCGACAGCTAGTACTTATAACTCTATGATCTTGATGTTGATGCAAGCAAATCATCATGAAAGGGTCCATGAGATTTATAATGAGATGTGTAATGAGGGCAACTGTTTTCCGGATACAATAACATATAGCGCACTCATTTCAGCTTTTGGAAAACTGGGTCGTCACGATTTAGCAATTATGTTGTTTGATGAAATGAAGGAGAATGGCCTTCATCCCAACGCAAAAATCTATACAACCTTGTTAGGAATATACTTTAAGTTGAATAAGGCTGAGAAGGCTTTGGATGTGATCCAGGAGATGAAGGATAAGGGTTGTAATCTGACTGTCTTTACATACACTGAATGGATCAAGGGGCTTGGAAAAGCCGGCAGAGAAGATGACGCTTACCGGGTATTCTTGGATATGATAAATGATGGTTGCAAGCCTGATGTCGTGCTCATAAACAATGTTGTCAATATTTTGGGTAAAGTGGGTCGTTTGAAAGATGCCCTTCGGGTCTTTGACCAAATGGAGGCTCTGCAATGTGAACCAAATGTGGTGACATTTAACACTGTAATAAAGGCTTTATTTGACTGCAAAGCTCCAGCTTCCGAGGCTGCTTCTTGGTttgaaaagatgaaaaggagAGGTATTGCTCCTAGCTCGTTTACTTACTCAATTCTTATTGACGGTTTTTGCAAAACAAACAGAGTTGAGAAAGCTTTACTGCTTCTTGAAGAGATGGACGAAAAGGGATTTCCTCCTTGTCCGGCTGCCTATTGCAGCTTGATCAATAGTCTTGGAAAAGCAAAACGATATGAAGCTGCTAATGAGTTATTTCTAGAGTTGAAAGAGAATTGCGGACGTACTAGTGCCCGTGTATATGCTGTGATGATCAAACATTTTGGTCAGTGCGGCCGTCTAAGTGAGGCTATAGAACTTTTTAATGAGATTAAGAAACTTGGGATCAAACCTGATGTTTATGCTTACAATGCACTCATGTCAGGTATGGTAAGAGCCGGCATGATAGACGAAGCTCATTCCTTGCTTAGAACAATGGAAGAAACGGGTTGCACTCCAGACTTAAACTCACATAACATTATCTTGAATGGCTTGGCTAGGACAGGAGTCCCGGACCGAGCAATTGATATGTTTATGAAGATGAAAAATTCAATGGTTAAGCCAGACGCCATCTCTTACAATACTGTTCTTAGCTGTTTGAGCCGCTCTGGTATGTTTGAAGAAGCTGCAAAGCTGATGAGAGAGATGAATTCAAAAGGATTTGAATACGATCACATTACGTACTCATCAATTCTTGAGGCAGTTGGCAAGGTCGATGAAGATTGTGCACCGGCTGTTTTTTCAGAGGACCTG
- the LOC126682974 gene encoding pentatricopeptide repeat-containing protein At3g16010 isoform X3 — protein MIPRFTVFKRSLSTSPYLSQRIKQTESDIVNMFRVSGTKGETESFPVNRKFIRKDTSVRKLDERFIRILKIFKWGPDAEKAMEVLKLKVDHRLVRDVLKIDVEINVKIQFFKWAGKRRNFEHDSTTYLALIHCLNEAGLYGEMWKTIQDMVKSSICEISPADLSEIVRMLGQAKMVNKALYVFYQIKGRKCKPTASTYNSMILMLMQANHHERVHEIYNEMCNEGNCFPDTITYSALISAFGKLGRHDLAIMLFDEMKENGLHPNAKIYTTLLGIYFKLNKAEKALDVIQEMKDKGCNLTVFTYTEWIKGLGKAGREDDAYRVFLDMINDGCKPDVVLINNVVNILGKVGRLKDALRVFDQMEALQCEPNVVTFNTVIKALFDCKAPASEAASWFEKMKRRGIAPSSFTYSILIDGFCKTNRVEKALLLLEEMDEKGFPPCPAAYCSLINSLGKAKRYEAANELFLELKENCGRTSARVYAVMIKHFGQCGRLSEAIELFNEIKKLGIKPDVYAYNALMSGMVRAGMIDEAHSLLRTMEETGCTPDLNSHNIILNGLARTGVPDRAIDMFMKMKNSMVKPDAISYNTVLSCLSRSGMFEEAAKLMREMNSKGFEYDHITYSSILEAVGKVDEDCAPAVFSEDLKETSLGRGR, from the exons ATGATTCCGAGATTCACTGTTTTTAAGCGATCCCTATCAACTTCCCCTTATCTCTCTCAGAGAATTAAACAAACAG AGAGTGATATTGTCAATATGTTCCGGGTATCCGGTACGAAGGGTGAAACGGAGAGCTTCCCCGTGAACCGGAAGTTTATAAGGAAGGACACGTCAGTTAGGAAACTGGACGAGAGATTCATTAGAATTCTAAAGATCTTTAAATGGGGACCTGACGCCGAAAAGGCCATGGAGGTGTTAAAGCTGAAAGTAGATCATCGATTAGTTCGCGATGTTTTGAAGATTGATGTTGAGATTAATGTGAAGATTCAGTTCTTTAAATGGGCCGGTAAAAGGAGAAACTTTGAACATGATTCCACTACTTATTTGGCTCTAATACATTGTCTGAATGAAGCTGGACTGTATGGTGAAATGTGGAAGACAATTCAAGATATGGTGAAGAGTAGTATATGTGAAATCAGTCCTGCCGATTTATCTGAAATTGTTAGAATGTTGGGTCAGGCCAAGATGGTTAACAAGGCGCTATATGTGTTTTACCAAATAAAAGGTCGTAAATGTAAACCGACAGCTAGTACTTATAACTCTATGATCTTGATGTTGATGCAAGCAAATCATCATGAAAGGGTCCATGAGATTTATAATGAGATGTGTAATGAGGGCAACTGTTTTCCGGATACAATAACATATAGCGCACTCATTTCAGCTTTTGGAAAACTGGGTCGTCACGATTTAGCAATTATGTTGTTTGATGAAATGAAGGAGAATGGCCTTCATCCCAACGCAAAAATCTATACAACCTTGTTAGGAATATACTTTAAGTTGAATAAGGCTGAGAAGGCTTTGGATGTGATCCAGGAGATGAAGGATAAGGGTTGTAATCTGACTGTCTTTACATACACTGAATGGATCAAGGGGCTTGGAAAAGCCGGCAGAGAAGATGACGCTTACCGGGTATTCTTGGATATGATAAATGATGGTTGCAAGCCTGATGTCGTGCTCATAAACAATGTTGTCAATATTTTGGGTAAAGTGGGTCGTTTGAAAGATGCCCTTCGGGTCTTTGACCAAATGGAGGCTCTGCAATGTGAACCAAATGTGGTGACATTTAACACTGTAATAAAGGCTTTATTTGACTGCAAAGCTCCAGCTTCCGAGGCTGCTTCTTGGTttgaaaagatgaaaaggagAGGTATTGCTCCTAGCTCGTTTACTTACTCAATTCTTATTGACGGTTTTTGCAAAACAAACAGAGTTGAGAAAGCTTTACTGCTTCTTGAAGAGATGGACGAAAAGGGATTTCCTCCTTGTCCGGCTGCCTATTGCAGCTTGATCAATAGTCTTGGAAAAGCAAAACGATATGAAGCTGCTAATGAGTTATTTCTAGAGTTGAAAGAGAATTGCGGACGTACTAGTGCCCGTGTATATGCTGTGATGATCAAACATTTTGGTCAGTGCGGCCGTCTAAGTGAGGCTATAGAACTTTTTAATGAGATTAAGAAACTTGGGATCAAACCTGATGTTTATGCTTACAATGCACTCATGTCAGGTATGGTAAGAGCCGGCATGATAGACGAAGCTCATTCCTTGCTTAGAACAATGGAAGAAACGGGTTGCACTCCAGACTTAAACTCACATAACATTATCTTGAATGGCTTGGCTAGGACAGGAGTCCCGGACCGAGCAATTGATATGTTTATGAAGATGAAAAATTCAATGGTTAAGCCAGACGCCATCTCTTACAATACTGTTCTTAGCTGTTTGAGCCGCTCTGGTATGTTTGAAGAAGCTGCAAAGCTGATGAGAGAGATGAATTCAAAAGGATTTGAATACGATCACATTACGTACTCATCAATTCTTGAGGCAGTTGGCAAGGTCGATGAAGATTGTGCACCGGCTGTTTTTTCAGAGGACCTG
- the LOC126682974 gene encoding pentatricopeptide repeat-containing protein At3g16010 isoform X1 produces MIPRFTVFKRSLSTSPYLSQRIKQTESDIVNMFRVSGTKGETESFPVNRKFIRKDTSVRKLDERFIRILKIFKWGPDAEKAMEVLKLKVDHRLVRDVLKIDVEINVKIQFFKWAGKRRNFEHDSTTYLALIHCLNEAGLYGEMWKTIQDMVKSSICEISPADLSEIVRMLGQAKMVNKALYVFYQIKGRKCKPTASTYNSMILMLMQANHHERVHEIYNEMCNEGNCFPDTITYSALISAFGKLGRHDLAIMLFDEMKENGLHPNAKIYTTLLGIYFKLNKAEKALDVIQEMKDKGCNLTVFTYTEWIKGLGKAGREDDAYRVFLDMINDGCKPDVVLINNVVNILGKVGRLKDALRVFDQMEALQCEPNVVTFNTVIKALFDCKAPASEAASWFEKMKRRGIAPSSFTYSILIDGFCKTNRVEKALLLLEEMDEKGFPPCPAAYCSLINSLGKAKRYEAANELFLELKENCGRTSARVYAVMIKHFGQCGRLSEAIELFNEIKKLGIKPDVYAYNALMSGMVRAGMIDEAHSLLRTMEETGCTPDLNSHNIILNGLARTGVPDRAIDMFMKMKNSMVKPDAISYNTVLSCLSRSGMFEEAAKLMREMNSKGFEYDHITYSSILEAVGKVDEDCAPAVFSEDLFVPRVNNIYFLSKLKRTRKLNVFYNFKPDK; encoded by the exons ATGATTCCGAGATTCACTGTTTTTAAGCGATCCCTATCAACTTCCCCTTATCTCTCTCAGAGAATTAAACAAACAG AGAGTGATATTGTCAATATGTTCCGGGTATCCGGTACGAAGGGTGAAACGGAGAGCTTCCCCGTGAACCGGAAGTTTATAAGGAAGGACACGTCAGTTAGGAAACTGGACGAGAGATTCATTAGAATTCTAAAGATCTTTAAATGGGGACCTGACGCCGAAAAGGCCATGGAGGTGTTAAAGCTGAAAGTAGATCATCGATTAGTTCGCGATGTTTTGAAGATTGATGTTGAGATTAATGTGAAGATTCAGTTCTTTAAATGGGCCGGTAAAAGGAGAAACTTTGAACATGATTCCACTACTTATTTGGCTCTAATACATTGTCTGAATGAAGCTGGACTGTATGGTGAAATGTGGAAGACAATTCAAGATATGGTGAAGAGTAGTATATGTGAAATCAGTCCTGCCGATTTATCTGAAATTGTTAGAATGTTGGGTCAGGCCAAGATGGTTAACAAGGCGCTATATGTGTTTTACCAAATAAAAGGTCGTAAATGTAAACCGACAGCTAGTACTTATAACTCTATGATCTTGATGTTGATGCAAGCAAATCATCATGAAAGGGTCCATGAGATTTATAATGAGATGTGTAATGAGGGCAACTGTTTTCCGGATACAATAACATATAGCGCACTCATTTCAGCTTTTGGAAAACTGGGTCGTCACGATTTAGCAATTATGTTGTTTGATGAAATGAAGGAGAATGGCCTTCATCCCAACGCAAAAATCTATACAACCTTGTTAGGAATATACTTTAAGTTGAATAAGGCTGAGAAGGCTTTGGATGTGATCCAGGAGATGAAGGATAAGGGTTGTAATCTGACTGTCTTTACATACACTGAATGGATCAAGGGGCTTGGAAAAGCCGGCAGAGAAGATGACGCTTACCGGGTATTCTTGGATATGATAAATGATGGTTGCAAGCCTGATGTCGTGCTCATAAACAATGTTGTCAATATTTTGGGTAAAGTGGGTCGTTTGAAAGATGCCCTTCGGGTCTTTGACCAAATGGAGGCTCTGCAATGTGAACCAAATGTGGTGACATTTAACACTGTAATAAAGGCTTTATTTGACTGCAAAGCTCCAGCTTCCGAGGCTGCTTCTTGGTttgaaaagatgaaaaggagAGGTATTGCTCCTAGCTCGTTTACTTACTCAATTCTTATTGACGGTTTTTGCAAAACAAACAGAGTTGAGAAAGCTTTACTGCTTCTTGAAGAGATGGACGAAAAGGGATTTCCTCCTTGTCCGGCTGCCTATTGCAGCTTGATCAATAGTCTTGGAAAAGCAAAACGATATGAAGCTGCTAATGAGTTATTTCTAGAGTTGAAAGAGAATTGCGGACGTACTAGTGCCCGTGTATATGCTGTGATGATCAAACATTTTGGTCAGTGCGGCCGTCTAAGTGAGGCTATAGAACTTTTTAATGAGATTAAGAAACTTGGGATCAAACCTGATGTTTATGCTTACAATGCACTCATGTCAGGTATGGTAAGAGCCGGCATGATAGACGAAGCTCATTCCTTGCTTAGAACAATGGAAGAAACGGGTTGCACTCCAGACTTAAACTCACATAACATTATCTTGAATGGCTTGGCTAGGACAGGAGTCCCGGACCGAGCAATTGATATGTTTATGAAGATGAAAAATTCAATGGTTAAGCCAGACGCCATCTCTTACAATACTGTTCTTAGCTGTTTGAGCCGCTCTGGTATGTTTGAAGAAGCTGCAAAGCTGATGAGAGAGATGAATTCAAAAGGATTTGAATACGATCACATTACGTACTCATCAATTCTTGAGGCAGTTGGCAAGGTCGATGAAGATTGTGCACCGGCTGTTTTTTCAGAGGACCTG